From Melitaea cinxia chromosome 16, ilMelCinx1.1, whole genome shotgun sequence, a single genomic window includes:
- the LOC123660912 gene encoding uncharacterized protein LOC123660912, whose product MAIIMIRNNETTSQRTQQGNITNVKTLQREDPQRYADLSHFRPIILPEIPDSKLSSSSHSRGLISRDHPGYSLHDYEEYPHFDYGYDHHIPIADHHEFGHHSYDPYHYGHHYGHHYEEEHHYPSHQNKNYKNALAAKAVLWPIAGIALLGAAAALVSNPILLQLGVATGKRKRRDTEEITGPDTEIDFKKWNSDDDDHGKHAMNINEKKSSKLFQRKTLKTRIINPKRFTKYSRLQSPDLQFNVNTSISNESDEVNFIPIKLKNV is encoded by the exons ATGGCCATCATTATGATTAGAAACAATGAAACGACTTCGCAACGTACTCAACAGGGC AATATTACAAATGTTAAAACATTGCAAAGAGAAGATCCACAACGATATGCTGACTTATCTCATTTCCGACCCATTATTTTGCCG GAAATACCGGATAGCAAATTGTCCAGCTCGAGTCACAGTCGCGGTCTGATTAGCCGTGATCATCCAG GCTACTCTTTACACGATTATGAAGAATATCCGCATTTTGATTACGGATACGATCATCATATACCAATTGCCGATCATCACGAATTCGGTCATCACAGCTATGACCCATACCACTATGGACACCACTACGGTCACCACTATGAAGAGGAACATCACTATCCGAGtcatcaaaacaaaaattataaaaac GCATTGGCCGCTAAAGCGGTATTATGGCCGATTGCAGGAATTGCACTTCTTGGAGCCGCGGCTGCTTTAGTAAGCAATCCTATTCTTTTGCAACTAGGAGTGGCTACCGGCAAACGGAAGAGAAGAGATACCGAAGAAATTACAGGACCTGATACCGaaattgactttaaaaaatGGAACTCTGATGACGATGATCATGGAAAACATGCCATGAATATAAACGAGAAAAAATCAAGCAAGCTCTTTCAAaggaaaactttaaaaactaggATAATTAATCCAAAACGCTTTACTAAGTATTCCCGTCTCCAATCTCCTGATTTACAATTTAATGTCAATACTTCAATAAGTAATGAATCAGATGAAGTTAATTTTATACCGATAAAACTAaagaatgtttaa